In a genomic window of Pedobacter sp. KBS0701:
- a CDS encoding response regulator transcription factor, whose amino-acid sequence MSKEVKILIVEDDENLRFLVAHRLKAEGYTVLEANDGEAGERMILADQPDIVLLDWMMPGKQGAEVCENVRKQGFENLVIMMTAKAQDVDKIDAYNFGASDYITKPFNMDVLVAMLESKVKFIVNKDSAEIHRFGNMEHHPNIHTLFRDGKKIELTILENRILLYFLRNPGKVINRDELMLVVWGYNSDVNTRTLDMHIVRLRKKIELNPDNPQLLQTVRGVGYRFNAG is encoded by the coding sequence ATGTCTAAAGAAGTAAAAATATTAATCGTAGAAGATGATGAAAATCTTCGCTTTCTGGTAGCCCACCGTTTAAAAGCTGAGGGTTATACGGTGCTTGAAGCAAATGATGGCGAAGCTGGAGAAAGAATGATTTTGGCCGATCAGCCGGACATTGTTTTGTTGGACTGGATGATGCCTGGTAAACAAGGTGCCGAGGTTTGTGAGAATGTGCGCAAGCAAGGTTTCGAAAACCTGGTGATTATGATGACCGCAAAAGCCCAGGATGTAGATAAAATTGATGCTTATAACTTTGGTGCATCTGATTACATTACCAAGCCATTTAATATGGACGTTTTGGTAGCCATGTTAGAAAGCAAGGTGAAATTTATCGTCAATAAGGATTCTGCAGAGATTCACCGTTTTGGCAATATGGAACATCACCCAAATATCCACACGCTGTTCAGAGACGGAAAGAAGATCGAACTAACGATATTGGAAAACCGTATCCTGCTTTATTTTCTGCGCAATCCGGGCAAAGTAATCAACCGTGATGAACTGATGTTGGTGGTGTGGGGCTACAACTCTGATGTGAACACCAGAACACTAGATATGCATATTGTGCGCTTGCGTAAAAAGATAGAATTAAATCCTGACAATCCACAGTTGCTACAAACGGTCAGAGGGGTTGGTTATCGCTTTAACGCGGGATAA
- a CDS encoding prolyl oligopeptidase family serine peptidase: protein MLKRIFLLLMVTLIWACKGTNHDTIPVDDFFKTQDKAYYRISPDGKSLSYLKLHDKKLDLFAEDLATGNSIQLTHLNGKNISFHFWTSNNELIYYTEDGSKERRSDIFVINKDGSKQVQLSANEKNRLRVIEDQLIDDKYIIVASNKRDSTVFDVYRLNVRNGKMDIAAKNPGNITKWMTDSKGVLKIAVASDGVNETLMYREKENQAFTPVITNNFETTFQPIAFSEDQPNVLYAISSVNRDKNALVALDLKNGKEKQVLFANDTLNVVDATYSRFRKKMLFATCETWKREKFYLDDSTKIAYSRIDKLLPGTEWVIMDRDKTDKVFVIRTFTDKNPGSYYLYTAVDKRLKKLTDVSPSIKPEDMNAMKPISFKSRDGLTINGYLTLPKNKKAVNLPVVVLPHNGPKSRNSWGYNAEVQFLANRGYAILQVNYRGSTGYGKSFYAAGFKQWSDKIQEDVNDGVKWLIAEKIANPKKIAIYGNGFGGYIALNCLYKNPDLYKCGGSNSGVINLFSYLKTFPPFLKAKLKMYYEIVGNPVTETDYMRFASPVFHADRFKSPVFIAQNPKDPSVNVAEGVQFIKELKKRNVQVTYIEKEEGPDPVVRQQSRTALYKALEEFLKENLGKK from the coding sequence ATGCTAAAAAGGATTTTTCTATTGTTAATGGTTACATTGATTTGGGCTTGTAAAGGCACAAACCATGATACTATTCCTGTAGACGATTTTTTTAAAACGCAGGATAAAGCTTACTATCGCATTTCTCCGGATGGGAAAAGTTTATCTTATTTAAAACTTCATGATAAAAAACTTGATCTTTTTGCTGAAGATCTCGCCACCGGAAATAGCATTCAGTTAACCCATCTGAATGGGAAGAATATCAGTTTCCATTTCTGGACCAGCAACAATGAACTGATTTATTATACCGAGGATGGATCTAAAGAACGCCGGTCTGATATTTTTGTGATCAATAAAGACGGAAGCAAACAGGTGCAGCTAAGTGCCAATGAAAAAAACAGGTTGAGGGTGATAGAAGATCAGCTGATTGATGATAAATATATCATTGTAGCTTCCAATAAACGCGATTCGACCGTTTTTGATGTGTATCGCTTAAACGTGCGCAACGGGAAAATGGATATTGCTGCAAAAAATCCTGGTAATATTACTAAATGGATGACAGATAGTAAAGGTGTTCTTAAAATTGCAGTTGCCAGCGATGGAGTGAACGAAACCTTGATGTACCGCGAAAAGGAAAATCAGGCTTTTACGCCGGTAATTACCAATAATTTTGAAACTACTTTTCAGCCAATTGCATTTTCGGAAGACCAACCCAATGTACTTTATGCGATCTCAAGTGTTAACCGTGATAAAAATGCACTGGTAGCGCTTGATTTAAAAAACGGTAAAGAAAAACAGGTTCTTTTTGCAAACGATACCTTAAACGTAGTAGATGCAACCTACTCCCGTTTCCGGAAAAAAATGCTTTTTGCAACCTGCGAAACCTGGAAAAGGGAGAAGTTTTACCTTGATGACAGTACAAAGATTGCGTACTCGAGGATTGATAAACTTTTGCCCGGTACCGAATGGGTAATTATGGATAGGGATAAAACGGACAAAGTGTTTGTGATACGTACTTTTACTGATAAAAATCCAGGATCTTATTATCTGTATACGGCTGTTGACAAAAGGCTTAAAAAACTTACCGATGTGAGTCCTTCCATTAAACCGGAAGATATGAATGCCATGAAGCCGATCAGTTTCAAAAGTCGCGATGGTTTAACCATTAATGGTTATTTAACGCTGCCTAAAAATAAAAAGGCGGTTAACTTACCTGTTGTTGTGCTACCACATAATGGTCCTAAATCGAGAAATAGTTGGGGATACAATGCTGAAGTGCAATTTTTAGCCAACCGTGGTTATGCCATATTGCAGGTAAATTATCGTGGCTCTACCGGTTATGGAAAATCATTTTATGCTGCGGGTTTTAAACAGTGGAGCGATAAAATACAGGAAGATGTAAATGATGGTGTAAAATGGCTTATTGCAGAAAAGATTGCCAATCCTAAAAAAATTGCCATTTACGGTAATGGTTTTGGGGGCTATATTGCTTTAAATTGTTTGTATAAAAATCCCGATCTTTATAAATGCGGCGGATCAAATTCGGGTGTGATTAACCTGTTTAGTTACCTGAAAACTTTTCCTCCATTTTTAAAGGCCAAATTAAAGATGTATTATGAAATTGTAGGTAATCCGGTAACCGAGACCGATTATATGCGTTTTGCTTCGCCTGTGTTTCATGCAGACCGGTTTAAGTCTCCTGTTTTTATTGCCCAAAACCCAAAAGACCCAAGTGTTAACGTAGCAGAAGGTGTACAGTTTATCAAAGAACTTAAAAAAAGGAATGTCCAGGTTACTTATATCGAAAAAGAAGAAGGTCCGGATCCGGTAGTACGCCAACAGAGCAGAACGGCTCTGTATAAAGCCCTGGAAGAGTTTTTAAAAGAAAATCTAGGTAAGAAATAG
- a CDS encoding AAA family ATPase: MEFNGYLLSLRLNQENLPDRYPFNIPCLKSFQELAFHPNVTFFTGENGVGKSTLIEAIAVSLGFNAEGGGKNFNFASKATHSELHHYLTISKSFRKPKDGFFLRGESFYNVASEIDKLDEEPSFGPKLIKSYGGVSLHEQSHGQSFWSLFMNRFGGSGVYILDEPESALSATKQIAMLSKLDNLIDKNAQFIITTHSPILLAYPNATIYEMANGKITKVKYEESEIYRVYKSFLDHPKRILDNLFSSNT, encoded by the coding sequence TCCTGATAGATATCCGTTTAACATTCCTTGCTTAAAATCATTTCAGGAACTGGCCTTTCATCCAAACGTTACTTTTTTCACTGGCGAAAATGGCGTCGGAAAATCAACATTGATTGAAGCAATTGCGGTAAGCTTAGGTTTCAATGCCGAGGGTGGAGGTAAAAATTTCAATTTTGCAAGTAAAGCAACACACTCAGAATTGCATCATTATTTAACCATTAGCAAAAGTTTCAGGAAACCAAAAGATGGTTTTTTCTTACGAGGTGAAAGTTTTTATAATGTAGCAAGTGAGATTGATAAACTTGATGAAGAACCATCTTTTGGGCCAAAACTTATAAAATCCTACGGAGGTGTCTCTTTGCACGAACAATCTCACGGTCAATCATTCTGGTCGCTGTTTATGAACCGCTTTGGCGGCAGTGGTGTTTATATTCTGGATGAGCCTGAATCTGCTTTATCAGCTACAAAACAAATCGCAATGCTATCAAAACTTGACAATTTGATTGATAAAAATGCACAGTTCATTATTACAACCCATTCCCCTATTTTGCTTGCTTATCCAAATGCAACGATTTACGAAATGGCCAATGGTAAAATAACGAAAGTAAAATATGAGGAATCAGAGATATACAGGGTTTATAAATCCTTTTTAGACCATCCTAAGCGAATTTTAGATAATTTATTTAGTTCAAATACTTAA
- a CDS encoding metallophosphoesterase, with the protein MGRLPFIIAACILITAFDIYFFKAIVSVFKWKPRTKKIFGILYWSYSILLIIGIFAGIYLNLFLTLRAIILVAFFLTVACKMAMLPFLILDDLRRLFIKLFRKKQIIKDQPISKAEPISRSEFLVKAGLVAAAVPLTSLSWGIISGAYDYQVRRVNLILPNLPKAFDGITMGQISDIHSGSFYNKTAVKGGVEMLLGEKPDFIFFTGDLVNNLTNEVRDYQDIFSKVKAPLGVYSSLGNHDYGDYYFGKESSPAKVKNLKDMVEVHKIMGYDLLMNENRRLKVDGEEIGILGIENWGMGRFPKYGKMELAVQNTDDLPVKLLLSHDPSHWRGEVLQKYPQIDAMFSGHTHGMQFGVRLKEYQWSPVQYIYKEWAGLYQEQKQQLYVNVGYGFLGYPGRVGVLPEITIFTLKRA; encoded by the coding sequence ATGGGAAGATTACCTTTCATCATTGCAGCCTGCATATTGATTACAGCCTTTGATATTTATTTTTTTAAAGCCATTGTTTCAGTTTTTAAGTGGAAACCCAGAACAAAAAAAATCTTCGGTATTTTGTACTGGAGTTATAGCATTCTGTTAATTATTGGCATTTTCGCAGGAATTTACCTTAACCTTTTCCTTACGCTTAGAGCCATCATTCTAGTCGCTTTCTTTTTAACAGTAGCCTGTAAAATGGCGATGCTGCCATTTCTAATTCTGGATGATTTGCGAAGATTATTCATCAAACTTTTCAGAAAAAAACAAATCATAAAAGACCAGCCAATTAGCAAGGCAGAACCCATATCACGTTCAGAATTTTTAGTAAAAGCAGGCTTAGTTGCCGCTGCCGTTCCTCTAACCTCTTTAAGCTGGGGCATTATTTCTGGTGCTTATGATTACCAGGTTAGAAGAGTTAACTTAATTCTTCCTAATCTGCCAAAGGCATTTGACGGCATTACTATGGGGCAAATTTCTGACATTCATTCGGGCAGTTTCTATAACAAAACCGCAGTAAAAGGCGGTGTGGAAATGTTATTGGGAGAAAAGCCTGATTTTATCTTTTTTACCGGCGATTTAGTAAACAACCTCACCAACGAAGTAAGGGATTACCAGGATATATTTTCGAAAGTTAAAGCACCACTTGGTGTATATTCATCTTTAGGAAACCACGACTATGGTGACTATTATTTCGGCAAGGAGTCATCGCCCGCCAAAGTAAAAAATCTGAAAGATATGGTTGAGGTTCACAAAATAATGGGTTACGATTTATTGATGAATGAAAACCGCAGACTGAAGGTTGACGGAGAAGAAATCGGCATTTTAGGTATTGAAAACTGGGGAATGGGCCGCTTTCCAAAATATGGAAAAATGGAACTTGCAGTTCAAAATACAGACGATTTACCTGTCAAACTTTTATTAAGTCACGACCCATCGCATTGGCGTGGAGAAGTTTTACAGAAGTACCCGCAAATCGACGCCATGTTCAGCGGACACACACACGGCATGCAATTTGGTGTTCGTTTAAAAGAATATCAATGGAGCCCCGTGCAATACATTTACAAAGAATGGGCAGGTTTATATCAGGAACAAAAACAACAACTTTACGTTAACGTTGGCTACGGTTTCCTGGGTTATCCAGGTAGAGTTGGAGTTTTACCAGAGATAACGATATTTACCTTGAAAAGAGCATAG
- a CDS encoding sensor histidine kinase KdpD, whose amino-acid sequence MALDKKSSYRKNFSLGVTFIVLISILFILSLFLAFNYSKKSIENDFVSEKVNVLEQSIKPYNDFFQNKMPEISYYNGYLDSSTAAKFVDTVMLKYPFISKVTFYDTEVKNVPVKDGINANHLGIGPKSIFQFGKGVKPDSVKLYSEDDTRSFNVGSDFNAIAIKLATFVEDLDTASVPSQEELFTNFSIVNSNENKITYLNIPRREDLRVYKDMIRRKLNPAPVYQQDVLVFNLDAHKIKIINTRPLLYQTIRIEPLTYDPIDTSEENINTEIALPGAFSDFKLYLISSKSYIKKEIFIYFMPIALVLLLVYGVLLLVAFLIYRNLNINSKMFKLQYDFVNNLTHEFKTPVSVIKIAGNNIKSATALSQKEQQLYGKILDEEADKLNGLMNKLLAFTQIENKAIKLNQEEVNVVDFIESTIESHTLKHPDFKITYEVVGFKTFITDPVLLGSLFDNLAENAYKYSKPEQKKLHISAKLIKGVLVFRFADKGIGIASSELNNIFKKFFRIQNEYNQMGSVGLGLAFCKELVNFMEGEISVKSKVGSGTEFKIVLPYNS is encoded by the coding sequence ATGGCCTTAGATAAAAAAAGCAGTTACCGTAAAAATTTCTCTTTAGGTGTAACCTTCATTGTACTCATTTCCATTCTTTTTATCCTATCGCTTTTCCTAGCGTTCAACTATAGCAAAAAATCGATAGAGAATGATTTTGTTTCCGAAAAGGTAAATGTGCTGGAACAGAGTATTAAGCCTTACAATGATTTTTTTCAGAACAAAATGCCTGAGATTTCTTATTACAATGGCTATTTGGATTCTTCTACTGCAGCAAAGTTTGTAGATACCGTGATGTTAAAATATCCCTTTATCTCTAAGGTTACTTTTTACGATACAGAGGTGAAGAATGTTCCTGTTAAAGATGGGATCAATGCAAACCACCTTGGTATTGGTCCAAAATCTATTTTCCAGTTTGGGAAAGGGGTAAAGCCCGATTCGGTGAAGTTGTATTCAGAAGATGATACGAGATCTTTTAATGTAGGAAGTGATTTTAATGCAATCGCAATTAAACTTGCCACTTTTGTTGAAGATCTTGATACCGCATCAGTACCCTCACAAGAAGAATTGTTTACCAACTTTTCTATTGTTAATTCTAACGAAAATAAAATCACTTATTTAAATATTCCCCGAAGGGAAGATTTAAGAGTTTATAAAGATATGATCAGGCGGAAGTTAAATCCGGCACCTGTTTATCAACAGGATGTACTTGTTTTTAATCTTGACGCACATAAAATCAAAATCATCAATACCAGGCCATTGTTATACCAAACGATCAGGATTGAACCGCTAACTTATGATCCGATTGATACCTCAGAAGAAAATATTAATACCGAAATAGCGCTGCCGGGTGCATTTTCTGATTTCAAGCTATACCTCATTTCATCAAAATCTTATATCAAGAAAGAAATTTTTATTTACTTCATGCCAATTGCCTTGGTGTTATTGCTGGTGTATGGGGTACTTTTATTGGTTGCTTTTTTGATTTACCGTAATCTGAACATCAATAGTAAAATGTTTAAGCTGCAGTACGATTTCGTGAATAACCTTACACATGAGTTTAAAACGCCCGTTAGCGTAATCAAGATTGCAGGAAACAATATTAAAAGTGCTACTGCATTAAGTCAAAAAGAGCAGCAGCTCTATGGTAAGATACTGGATGAAGAAGCCGACAAACTGAATGGTTTAATGAATAAATTACTGGCCTTTACGCAAATTGAAAATAAGGCAATTAAATTAAATCAGGAAGAAGTTAATGTTGTGGATTTTATTGAAAGTACGATCGAGTCGCATACTTTAAAACATCCCGATTTTAAGATTACTTATGAAGTAGTAGGCTTTAAAACCTTTATCACCGACCCGGTGTTACTAGGGAGTTTGTTCGATAACCTGGCAGAGAATGCCTATAAATATTCAAAACCAGAACAGAAAAAATTACACATCAGTGCAAAGCTGATTAAAGGGGTACTGGTTTTCAGGTTTGCCGATAAAGGGATAGGCATCGCATCGTCAGAATTAAACAATATATTTAAGAAGTTTTTCAGGATTCAGAATGAATATAACCAAATGGGTAGCGTAGGCCTGGGTTTGGCATTCTGCAAAGAACTGGTTAACTTTATGGAGGGGGAAATCTCTGTAAAAAGTAAAGTAGGGAGCGGTACGGAATTTAAAATCGTGCTGCCATACAATAGTTAA